A genomic region of bacterium contains the following coding sequences:
- a CDS encoding DUF362 domain-containing protein produces the protein MKRRDFIEKSTVGTAGLAASTMYELFDNDRAYAFPTSRGTGIEEANYHLELGKEKNIEPVIRAEILNNPRAVFLIETHVDARKDSTGHYTEAVDQLRNEGKRIAGQLFVRGTKKGGTTFIKPNFTGVPEHKFNRTNGVYTSPDFVVGVIEHLRDIGNPNVACGDSPIDAVNHRQGGVYQAFDPYGVLMIEAGYERFEHYNKNEINWSDPVKSPVWNRIPYYKPIFDKDNFLINISTMKCHLTALTTLTVKNLQGCVVRGHGQFCWPGIQLELQSETAGIDFRRGFQKDAIRNVEELFVKHRAAGFKRWETNKDQYGDYEKYVELGGYETFRKVEKDKTARQEFLKQVGSVFRQESWIHRGLDNAATLKPRLNIIEGIIAMDGNEHGWWNIGEDHLVNIVVAGCSPYEVDTVGNYIMGHDPREIWYTRVAKEKGYGECDPEKIEIYRIRDNGEIEPVKNLTGIRRYPLGLNWSRSENPDERLFW, from the coding sequence ATGAAAAGACGGGACTTTATTGAAAAATCGACTGTGGGTACCGCCGGTCTTGCCGCTTCGACCATGTATGAATTATTCGACAATGATAGAGCCTATGCGTTCCCGACAAGCAGGGGCACCGGTATCGAGGAAGCGAATTATCACCTTGAACTCGGCAAGGAAAAGAATATTGAGCCGGTAATACGGGCGGAAATCCTGAACAATCCCCGCGCCGTCTTCCTGATCGAGACCCATGTGGACGCCCGTAAGGATTCCACCGGGCATTACACCGAGGCGGTCGATCAGCTCCGCAATGAAGGAAAACGTATCGCCGGGCAGCTTTTTGTCAGGGGAACGAAAAAGGGCGGCACCACCTTCATTAAACCGAACTTCACCGGTGTACCCGAGCATAAGTTCAACCGCACCAACGGCGTCTACACATCCCCGGACTTCGTGGTGGGTGTCATCGAGCATCTCCGTGACATCGGCAATCCGAACGTGGCCTGCGGCGACAGCCCTATCGATGCCGTGAATCACCGTCAGGGCGGCGTTTACCAAGCCTTCGACCCGTACGGCGTCCTCATGATCGAAGCGGGATACGAGCGATTCGAGCATTACAATAAAAACGAAATCAACTGGAGCGATCCGGTAAAATCTCCCGTCTGGAACCGGATTCCCTACTACAAACCCATATTCGATAAAGACAACTTTCTCATCAACATATCGACCATGAAATGCCATCTGACCGCGCTCACCACTCTCACGGTAAAAAACCTTCAGGGATGCGTCGTCCGTGGGCACGGACAATTCTGCTGGCCCGGCATTCAGCTTGAGCTTCAGTCGGAAACGGCGGGTATCGATTTCAGGCGCGGTTTCCAGAAAGATGCCATCCGTAATGTCGAGGAACTGTTCGTCAAACACCGTGCGGCGGGATTCAAACGGTGGGAGACCAACAAGGATCAGTACGGCGATTATGAAAAATATGTCGAGCTCGGCGGCTACGAGACCTTCAGGAAAGTAGAGAAGGATAAAACCGCCCGTCAGGAATTCCTCAAACAGGTCGGCAGCGTGTTCCGGCAGGAATCATGGATACATCGCGGGCTTGACAATGCGGCGACTCTGAAGCCAAGGCTCAACATCATCGAGGGCATCATTGCCATGGATGGCAACGAGCACGGGTGGTGGAATATCGGCGAGGATCATCTTGTCAACATCGTTGTCGCCGGGTGCTCCCCGTACGAGGTCGATACAGTCGGGAACTACATCATGGGTCATGATCCCCGCGAGATATGGTACACCCGTGTCGCGAAGGAAAAAGGCTATGGGGAGTGCGACCCGGAAAAAATCGAGATTTACCGGATACGTGATAATGGCGAAATCGAGCCGGTGAAAAATCTCACCGGAATCAGACGGTACCCGCTCGGGCTTAACTGGTCAAGGAGCGAGAATCCTGATGAGCGGCTCTTCTGGTAA
- a CDS encoding dihydrodipicolinate synthase family protein — MFYKPEGIAPAMLTAFDGDGSINEEVMGDIVDFCIASGCKMLFAVSSVGEFVHMETDEACRLMTVVKKAARGRVPVLVGVTASHFEKSIEFAKYAREIGCDGIVCSPPYYYTVTQDIIERHYELLAEAVPDMSIIMYNIPLFSTPLSYDLVKRVSMIPNVVAMKDSSGSMVDLTHFMDKIRLVGSDVNVLAGREEIVFPATMIGGKGAMVGTANIFPEIIVKIYNSTLAGDYETARNLQFAICLAIRTMFSVPFPAGFKAAMEVRGFNMGPLKVALTEADKAKTEGCKKRLHSILSELCEYADIPLIRGRG; from the coding sequence ATGTTTTATAAACCGGAAGGTATAGCCCCTGCAATGCTCACTGCTTTCGACGGGGACGGGTCTATCAACGAAGAGGTTATGGGTGATATAGTCGACTTCTGCATCGCCAGCGGGTGCAAAATGCTTTTTGCCGTGTCGAGTGTCGGAGAATTCGTTCACATGGAGACGGATGAAGCATGCCGTCTCATGACTGTTGTGAAGAAAGCCGCACGGGGCCGTGTTCCGGTGCTTGTCGGAGTCACCGCGAGCCATTTCGAGAAATCCATCGAATTCGCAAAATACGCCCGTGAGATCGGATGCGATGGAATCGTCTGTTCTCCGCCCTATTATTACACGGTCACTCAGGACATTATCGAGCGTCATTACGAGCTGCTTGCGGAGGCGGTTCCCGACATGTCCATTATCATGTATAACATACCGCTGTTCTCGACACCACTTTCCTATGACCTTGTAAAGCGCGTTTCCATGATTCCCAATGTTGTGGCGATGAAAGACTCCTCCGGAAGCATGGTCGACCTCACTCATTTCATGGATAAAATCCGTCTCGTCGGCTCGGATGTCAATGTGCTCGCGGGCCGTGAGGAAATCGTGTTCCCGGCGACCATGATCGGGGGTAAAGGCGCCATGGTCGGCACCGCGAATATCTTCCCCGAGATCATCGTGAAGATATATAACTCGACCCTCGCCGGCGACTACGAAACAGCCCGGAATCTCCAGTTTGCAATCTGTCTGGCCATTCGAACCATGTTCAGCGTCCCCTTCCCAGCCGGATTCAAGGCGGCGATGGAAGTCCGCGGCTTCAATATGGGGCCGCTCAAGGTTGCGCTTACCGAAGCCGACAAGGCAAAAACGGAGGGCTGCAAGAAACGCCTCCACTCAATTCTCTCGGAACTGTGCGAATATGCCGATATCCCGCTTATCCGCGGTCGGGGATAA
- a CDS encoding DUF3098 domain-containing protein: MKKKASASMDFRKNLMLYYCAVGVIILGYVFLSIGGANSFTSLTLGPVILVIGYLVAMPVALLCGIGKKESGGDAASAVQEPEKKSRKQVKSE, encoded by the coding sequence ATGAAGAAAAAAGCTTCCGCGTCAATGGATTTCAGGAAAAATCTCATGCTCTATTATTGCGCTGTCGGCGTGATAATTCTCGGGTATGTTTTTCTTTCCATTGGCGGGGCGAACAGTTTTACATCGCTGACCCTCGGTCCGGTCATTCTCGTTATCGGATACCTCGTCGCCATGCCTGTGGCGCTGTTGTGCGGTATCGGTAAGAAAGAGAGCGGGGGCGATGCTGCTTCCGCTGTGCAGGAACCGGAGAAAAAATCCAGAAAACAGGTTAAATCCGAATAG
- a CDS encoding prolyl oligopeptidase family serine peptidase, which produces MQSIKACLRALSVLLVFSLLFGSCAPSVSKIPGSCQQPCKFRGKASASVSGTYLLYIPAQYDSHRRWPVIIYLHGASLRGSSIDTIKQYGLPLILDSRCDFPFIVISPQCRTGKTWTDPETLIALLDEVSGRYSVDPDRVYVTGISMGGTGAWLLASRHPERFAAIAPLCAYSDTSWAPTLKDVPAWVFHGLNDTVCPISEAEEMVNAVITHGGEVIFSAYPLDGHNIVRKVYGNERLYEWFLEKRRKGSRR; this is translated from the coding sequence ATGCAGTCAATAAAAGCGTGCCTTCGGGCGTTATCCGTTCTCCTTGTGTTTTCCCTTCTTTTCGGTTCATGCGCGCCATCGGTGTCGAAAATTCCGGGTTCATGCCAGCAGCCGTGCAAATTCAGGGGAAAGGCTTCGGCATCGGTCTCGGGCACCTACCTGCTCTATATCCCGGCGCAGTACGATTCGCACAGACGCTGGCCGGTCATCATCTATCTCCATGGTGCTTCACTTCGCGGAAGTTCCATCGATACAATCAAACAATACGGGCTCCCCCTGATACTCGATTCACGCTGTGATTTCCCGTTTATCGTCATTTCGCCCCAGTGCCGCACGGGAAAAACATGGACCGACCCCGAAACGCTCATCGCCCTGCTCGACGAGGTATCCGGGCGCTATTCGGTTGACCCCGACCGTGTCTATGTCACCGGCATCAGCATGGGCGGAACGGGCGCATGGCTTCTGGCATCCCGTCACCCGGAGCGGTTCGCGGCGATCGCGCCGCTCTGCGCCTACAGCGATACATCATGGGCGCCGACCCTGAAGGATGTACCTGCGTGGGTTTTTCACGGCCTCAATGATACTGTCTGCCCCATCAGCGAAGCGGAGGAAATGGTCAACGCCGTTATCACGCACGGTGGCGAGGTGATTTTCAGCGCCTATCCGCTGGATGGGCACAACATTGTAAGAAAAGTATACGGAAACGAACGGCTCTACGAGTGGTTTCTGGAAAAACGAAGGAAAGGGAGCAGGCGATAA